DNA sequence from the Hippoglossus stenolepis isolate QCI-W04-F060 chromosome 17, HSTE1.2, whole genome shotgun sequence genome:
CTGAGTGAATGTCAATCTGTAGGACTTAAATATTGAGGAATCCTCCTTTTTGAATCAAATGAAGGACAGGAGGTGTTGTTGGTGTTGAGCTGAAACAACCAATGAACTAACCAATTTGTTTactgacagaaaatgaatcaccaaggttgttgttgttgttaaaacaAGTTCTACAGTGTTTTGCATTGACATGAActcactttgtttaacattgaaGCAATATTACTCTGGTTTAGAAGCAGAAATGATAGATTTGATAGAAAGTCTTGTCTGAAAAGTCCAATCTCATGTGTTGTGAAGCAGCGCAAGCTTCTGGTGTCGAGTGATAGCGGACGCtagaaataaaacaaggaaGCATCAGTGTCTATATTGGTGGTGAATTGCTGTATCGTGTTACTGCGCCATGtttgtatgaaaacattttcctccTAATTGGTTATAAAACCCTCGGAGCCACAGAAACCAAACAGGATCATAATCAGTGGAGGTAATTAAAAAGGTCAGACTCTAAATATCACGTTTCATTTTGGACAGAAGGGATTTGTGGAGCTGGAGTGTTGATTATCAGCAGCTCGTGTTTTCTCCTCGCACACAAAGACACTGTCCATTAGGCCGCCATTTCTTTCTTATTTAATCTGGcatttaggtgtgtgtgtgtgtgtgtgtgtgtgtgtgtgtgtgtgtgtgtgtgtgtgtgtgtgtgtgtgtgtgtgtgtgtgtgtgtgtgtgtgtgtgtgtgtgtgtgtgtgtgtgtgtgtgtgtgtgtgtgtgtgtgtgtgtgtgtgtgtgtgtgtgtgtgtgtgtgtgtgtgtgggtgtgtgtgtgtgtgtgtgttggaggtgACAGGCGGccatgttctcctgcaggagctggacAGGAGTCATGTGGTGATtccagctcctcttctcttcctctgttggCTTTGGTTTGTTATGCTCACCAGTGTAAGGGCAGCAGAAAATAGTAATTTTTATAGATTTATTAAATCTGCGTTGAGCTTCAAGCTGGAATCTCcaaatatcttgtttttcaCGATTTTATAGTCCAGACCCACAGCTTCAATAAtatcaaacagaggaaaacagcaaATCATCACATTGGTGAAGAAGCTGCAGCCGCGAACAGTTTTGACTtattgatttataaaaaaaaatggatgattaataatcagaaatacattttctgtcaatcgATTATTCAACTAATTATTTCACCTGTCGAAGTTAATGATTTGACTGCCGTGATCATCTGGACACATTATGTAGAAAACAAGTAATTAtgtcaaatgtttatttttcttaaccTGTTGATTGTTGTTGTCATAATCCTGTTTTAATCGATCAAAGATAAAAAACACTATCTATAATATTCGTTCTTTTTGCCAGAGTTTAACTAACTAACCCTTTTCTTTGGGAAAAGACGCTTTTAATTATAAAAGCATGAAACTCACCACTGTTGGAACAAAACGATAGTTTAAGGTCACCAAAGACCAGTTGAGGTCGGGGGACTGGAGATTTAAATATGTTCCTTTTCTGAAGACAAGAAAAGCTCCAGTGTTGAGTAACGGTGCCAAACTGTTTATCTGCTCAGTGTCATGTCACCGAATCGCTCTCTGACGTTATTCCTTCTTTGTCTCGCTCTCTGTCCTCAGGCTCCCGGAGGAACGCCACCAAGGGACAGAAGGGCAGTGAAGCAACGGTTCATCCTCTGCTGAAATAACGGACACACTCCGCTGACctggtttttttattttttaagtcgGCACACGCTTATGGAACACTTTAGAGGAACACTACAGTTTTTTAGTATGATTTAGTATACTGGCTATTTATGAACCTTTTTATAACATCCCACAGAAGCACTTAGAGGCTTCACTCTTGAATGGAGACTTTGACTCACCTCTGATATATTTATGTGAGAAACTCAAGCATCGGCTTCTGGTGGATTACAGAGACTCGTTTGAAGTTTGTGGTAGAAATCACGACAGTTCTACCTCCTGAAAAAACGCCTTATTAGTTTAATAAGGGTTCACTGCTGTTTCCAGCACCTACGGACTAAGTGCACAGGGTAGTTGTTGCCCTGGGACACTTTGTCACAGCCGAGTTGGAAGATGTTTCAATTCAGCAAGTACCCGATGGACATTCTAGAGATGCTAAGTGGACACCAAGCCCATCAGTTCAAAGGGCTTGGGTTAGAACGACAACTAAGTCACCAACAGcaggtgcagctgcagcatcagcagcagctccagcagcagcaccagcccTCCGCCGACACCTCCGGAAGCCTCCTGTCCGGCCTCGGCCTCGGATCCCTCCAGAGCTCGCGGAGCAACGCCTTCGCAGACTCCTCGTCATTATTTGCCAAAATGGGTGCCCCGCCCACTTCCATCTCCCACCAGAGCCAGTCCTCGTCTCACAGCTCCAGGAAGTCGAGTAAGATGAGCAGCAGTAGCAGTGGCAGCTCCTCGGCGGGGTACCCCCAGTTTCTGCGGCCTTTTCACCCGGCCGAGGCGGCGCTGGCCCAGGAGCAGCTCCATTCGGGGATGGGACGTTTTGACTTTGGCGGGGGCAGTGGGGGAAGCTCGGGGGTCATCGGGGGAGTCGTCACACCGGCGCCTCCACCTCCGCCGCTGCACCCGGGTCTCTCTATCCCCCAGCCCTCCTCtggtccctcctcttcctcacccactccctccacctctgcctcaAACAACCCCTCTGGCAGCACCACGGTCCCCTTAGTCGGCCAGTCTGACCCCCGCAGCCTCCACCAGCAGTTCAGCTGCATGCTCGCCGCCAACCAGTACTTCCTGTCTGGTGTCCCCACTAACAGCAGCCTGGAGCAGTTCCTCGTCCAGCAAGGCACTCACAACCACCTGGGCTTAGGCCTCAGCCAAGGGCCCACAGACTCAAACTCGGCCCTGGCGCCTCCCCCCGCCCTCCACTCCTcccacagccacagccactcGGCTCCGCAGCctcagcagcaacaacagcagctgaccCCTCATGCCTTATCTCATCCACACAGCCACACTCACCACCCGCACCCCCTCCACCCGGCCCCCCAGCCACCCCCACTGGGTGGCTTTGATTTCCAAGGCATCCCGGTCCTTTCCTCCAACCAGATAGCATCGCTAATGCAGCAAGAGGCCggcctccccctccctcttcctctccacctgtCCCTGTCTAAAGACGATTCAAAGTCAGGGGACGGCTCATCGACTTCCAGCGGAGGGAGCAGGCGAAAGAAAGCAATGGCGGGCTACCTGCCTCAGAGGAAATCAGAGCCCCCCGGCAACTCGAGTGGACACAGTCAAGGTCCTTCATCAGGCCTCGTGGGAGGGGGACCTGGGGGAGTTGGGTTAAGCGAGTCGCAGCATTCATCTCTTCTCTCGCCGTCCTCACAGCAACAGTCTTCCTccaccgtctcctcctcttcgtccgCCCCGCCTTCCTCAAACTCCACCTCTGTGCTCGTAGCCAACGGTAGCCAGCAGTTGTCCAAATCCAGAGAGCGTCACAGTAGTAGTTCGTCTCGCCAAACCGAACCAGAGCCCCTCTATCACTGTGGTGAATGTGGTAAAAccttcacccacctctccagcCTCCGAAGGCATCTCCGCAGCCACGGCTTGACACCAGAAAGCCAAAGCAGGAAGTCGGACTGTAACTCCCCGAGCCCAGAGAGGGTTTTCTGCTGTGGTGAGTGTggaaagagatttaaaaagagGGGTCACCTCATCCAGCACAGCGTCACCCACTCGGAGAACCGGCCTTTCGGCTGCAACATCTGCCAGAAGTCCTTTAACCGCCGAGAGTCGCTCACGAGACACGAGAAGATCCACGACGAGAAGCCGTTCCGCTGCCCGGCCTGCGGACGATGTTTCCGTGAGAGCACCTCCCTTCTCAACCACGCTGCTTCCGGAGCCTGTGGGAAACCTCCCCGGAGTTCAAAAAACCGGGCCAGCGGCGGAGGGAGCGGCTCGTCCCTCCCGAGCAGCAGTAAGATGGAAGGCAGCGGAGGAAGGGAGAGCATTTCAAACAATGGGGCGGCGATGGCGAACGACAAGTACGCAACGGATTATTCCAGAAATCGCTACCAGAACCAGCCGCCCTACAACAGCGGCGTGGATGTGTACAGACGCTCCCAGTCTTCGTCTCTGTACTCCCCAGCCACGACGCTCTCCAGTGACATGACCAACCCGACTCTCCGTAAAGCCCCTTTAGCCCCAACTCTTCATCCCCATCCTCAAAGTCAGCAACCGCAgcatcaccaccaccaacaaccaccacagcagcagccgcacctccccctctcctccctatTGGATGATTCGGAGGATGAGGTCACCAGCAGTGCGATGTCGGCCATCGCCGCTGCAGCCGCGGCTTCCTGTGACATAAACAACGAGGGccgggaaggagagaggagggatatCATTGGAGGCCTGCTGGGGGGGTTGGGGTTTGGTAACTTGGGTGGACCGTCGTCCACGTCCAGCCTCAACGGTTCCACCATGCCTTTAACCCACCCCAGCCACCCCCACACAAAGCCCAGGAGGCCGAGGAAGCCCAGAGAGAAAAGGGACCCGAGCACCAtcgtcaggaggaggaggaacccAGCGCCGCCAGGGGATGGCTCAGAGCGGCCGTATGGATGTCAGATCTGTGGCAAACGCTTCAGGAGGGCGGAGACGCTGCGACGCCACACCCGCGTTCACACCGGGGAGAAACCTCACTCCTGCGACGTGTGTGGAAAAATGTTCCGCGAGCCTTTCCACCTCACCAAGCATCTGACCGTGCACTCGGGTCAGAAGAACTACAAATGCAACCTGTGTGGGAAGATGTTTGCCTACGCTCAGAGCCTGGTGAGACACGGGAAGCTGCACAGAAAAGGGGAGATCGACAACCAGGGGCGGAGAGTAAAAGGTGCCGCGGCCGCTATCAGTCAGGTCGCCAACTCGGGGAACTCTGACTACTTCTGCTCCCAAGGAGAAAAGTCTCCAACCACTGGCACCCCCTCCCAGAGGCTGTACACCTGCACCGTGTGCTGGAAGTCATTCCGCCACTACTTCCACCTGACGGCACATCAGCAGACCGTGCACGGCGGGGGGGTCGGCCTGGAAAAGTCCTTTCGTTGTGAGGTGTGTGGAAAAGCCTTCGCCTACTCCAACAGCTTAGTGCGACACAAGTTGTCCCAGCACGGAATCGACCGCAGCGGCCAGCGAGTCAACCAGTCCCAACCCACCGGATACTCGCCCCTCTTCTACGACTCAGGATCAGGTTCCAACTACACTGGGCCGTCCCACATGCAGCAGGGGGCCGCCGGGCAGCAGGGGGCCGCCGGGCAGCAGCCACCACCGCAACAACCGCAGCTGCAGCATCCTTTTCACTACCACTCAAAAAACTTCCAAAAGCGACAAGGACAGACAAGAAAgcccaaaaagaaaaaaaagcgcGTGGTGATCCACAGCATCATGAGAGACGGGAAGCTGGTGGGTGTGCCGCTGAGCAAAGACACTCGCAAGAAGCTGCTGGTTCTGAGGAAACGAAGAGGAAGACTACAGGCGCAGATCAACAAGAAGAAGCTCCTGGCTCAGCTGAGGATGAAGGGCGGCATCATGAGGGTGAAGTCGTGGAGTGGCGGCGCCGTCAAAGTCACGGGCCTCACTTCCATGGACATCCCAATAAAGCGCTTTCCCTGCCCCATTTGCCCCACCACCACCTACGCCAAGCACGGCGCTCTGCTGGTGCACCACGCCATCAGGCATCCGCCAAGAAACTCAGGCCGCCAAGCCCGACTGCGGTGCCTGGTGTGTGGGAGACGCAGCAGCTCGTTACACAAAGCCTTGAAACACCGGGGCCAGCACCTCAAACAAGCTGCGTTCCAGTGCCGCAAATGCCGACGCCGTTTCTGGAACCCTCTGCTGCTGGCCCGCCACAAGTTATCCTGCCGGGGGATGAGCACCAGCAGCGTGGACTGGGGACTGATGAAGATCAAATCTCCGTCGTCTCTGGAGCAGTCAGACGCTGAGCGCTCACCGGTGCCGCCGCCGGCCCCAGTTCTGGTCCAGCCGGAGAGATCAACAGTTCTGACTGAGTACAGTcagtaaaaagacaaacagttttCTAGAATAGAttgttttgatgtttatttttcttaaataatcCAAGAAGCAGCAAGTTTTTAACACAACCAGgagggaggatgggggggggcgGGTTTCGTGTAACTGCCATAACATCCCCACGCAGATGAATCTGTAAACAATCCTCACTTCCTGCGGAGGTGGTGGATAAATTAACACGGACTTCAAACAGCCCAGAATCAGAACcactctgtctcctcttccccGAAGGCGAAGGAACTTTAGACCACGTGACGATTTTAGTAGCACCTCATCCACTGTCCTCcatcatttatgtttttaattttgtacTTCTCCCATTAGCAGTGTTTCCACATGAATATGGATCGGATGCCTACTGTAGAAGTGAGGACCCTTTTTAGTACcagtttatttttacacattacTCACAGTTACACAGCGTAGTCCTCGTCTCTTgctctgtctgtttatctgtaCCCCCTCCCAGTGGAgaatctctctctttttatacTGAGGCAACGAGCCCTTCAGATAGAACCACATTCgaagaaaacagaaatggtGACCGGACTCGGCCTCGTGAACGTGACGGGCCGAAGTGTTGACAGTGactgaaaaggaggaaaaaaggagttcagagaaaacagtgaagtgTTGGTGACCTTGTTTTTAACGTACACTACttttgtggagttttttttaaaaagaggtgTTGATGAGGAAAAACAACTCAAATTGTTAATGTGTCCAGGATTTGAAAAGGAGAACAGAAATAACCAGAGTGTACTGTACAATTcgtattatattttattatatattgattatttgctgttttttactCCAAGTATCATTTCTTTTATCATTGTTGGTATTGTACGGGTGGGAGGGAACGAGCTGGGGGCTCTTTGTAAAACAGCGGGATGAGTATATGTATCAgtgtgatattttttttcctccctccctgaaACCCTCGGACCTTCTCCCTCATCGCCGCAGTTATGCCCAACTTTTTTGTAACAAAAGCGTGTACACATAGTTCATTACTTAGGTCCTGTCCagacgtgtttttctttttttctgtaaaactaaaacatgtaaTATTATTACTAAATTACTATCCTTTTCTTTGCCTAAAAAGTGAGTTGTTGAAAACCCTCAAAacgaataaaaaaaatctgaaatgtttacGTCCGCTGTCGTGCTGAAAGATTTTTTAAGTTCCACCGCAAAGGTTTCATCTCAGTCTGTcagaaataataagaaatcATATTCAAACACGTGGAATAATAATTTCCTACATTGTTTCCTCAAACAAAAAATTTAACTGACTCTAATTTAAGGAGAAATTGTCATTTCAATGAAAGAAATGGtgatttattactttattattgcAAACAATCCTCGTGTATGATTTATTATAAACTCTCCTGTTTGCACACAAGACGCAAGAATCAGTCTTTAAATTATAAAGaaataatgatgaaaaacatcaagaTCCACCGAtgagaacattttcatcacCCGTCATAGCATCTGGTAATTTCCATAACAATCTCTGTTAAAGTGGAAGTGTGCATTACCGGCACATGGACACTAGAGAGCGCCCTTCTCATACAACATACAGGTAATGactgtttctgtgctgcaggaAAAGAACGAGAGGGGAAATCATTCAAATCTGAATCAGATCGTGAAACTTGAATCACACGTTAGTGGAGTCAAGCTGTTGTTCCCATGATGGCTgccaaaacacaacacacacacacacacacacacacagacacactctctcctgctggtgtgtgttggACACAAACTATTCGGCCTCTTACTACCAACACattcctgaagctgctgtcaCCAGAGCAGCTTCAGGCTCCGGCTCCTTCTAGGaaagtgcagctgctgcagctcatttaTGACTC
Encoded proteins:
- the znf865 gene encoding zinc finger protein 865, with protein sequence MFQFSKYPMDILEMLSGHQAHQFKGLGLERQLSHQQQVQLQHQQQLQQQHQPSADTSGSLLSGLGLGSLQSSRSNAFADSSSLFAKMGAPPTSISHQSQSSSHSSRKSSKMSSSSSGSSSAGYPQFLRPFHPAEAALAQEQLHSGMGRFDFGGGSGGSSGVIGGVVTPAPPPPPLHPGLSIPQPSSGPSSSSPTPSTSASNNPSGSTTVPLVGQSDPRSLHQQFSCMLAANQYFLSGVPTNSSLEQFLVQQGTHNHLGLGLSQGPTDSNSALAPPPALHSSHSHSHSAPQPQQQQQQLTPHALSHPHSHTHHPHPLHPAPQPPPLGGFDFQGIPVLSSNQIASLMQQEAGLPLPLPLHLSLSKDDSKSGDGSSTSSGGSRRKKAMAGYLPQRKSEPPGNSSGHSQGPSSGLVGGGPGGVGLSESQHSSLLSPSSQQQSSSTVSSSSSAPPSSNSTSVLVANGSQQLSKSRERHSSSSSRQTEPEPLYHCGECGKTFTHLSSLRRHLRSHGLTPESQSRKSDCNSPSPERVFCCGECGKRFKKRGHLIQHSVTHSENRPFGCNICQKSFNRRESLTRHEKIHDEKPFRCPACGRCFRESTSLLNHAASGACGKPPRSSKNRASGGGSGSSLPSSSKMEGSGGRESISNNGAAMANDKYATDYSRNRYQNQPPYNSGVDVYRRSQSSSLYSPATTLSSDMTNPTLRKAPLAPTLHPHPQSQQPQHHHHQQPPQQQPHLPLSSLLDDSEDEVTSSAMSAIAAAAAASCDINNEGREGERRDIIGGLLGGLGFGNLGGPSSTSSLNGSTMPLTHPSHPHTKPRRPRKPREKRDPSTIVRRRRNPAPPGDGSERPYGCQICGKRFRRAETLRRHTRVHTGEKPHSCDVCGKMFREPFHLTKHLTVHSGQKNYKCNLCGKMFAYAQSLVRHGKLHRKGEIDNQGRRVKGAAAAISQVANSGNSDYFCSQGEKSPTTGTPSQRLYTCTVCWKSFRHYFHLTAHQQTVHGGGVGLEKSFRCEVCGKAFAYSNSLVRHKLSQHGIDRSGQRVNQSQPTGYSPLFYDSGSGSNYTGPSHMQQGAAGQQGAAGQQPPPQQPQLQHPFHYHSKNFQKRQGQTRKPKKKKKRVVIHSIMRDGKLVGVPLSKDTRKKLLVLRKRRGRLQAQINKKKLLAQLRMKGGIMRVKSWSGGAVKVTGLTSMDIPIKRFPCPICPTTTYAKHGALLVHHAIRHPPRNSGRQARLRCLVCGRRSSSLHKALKHRGQHLKQAAFQCRKCRRRFWNPLLLARHKLSCRGMSTSSVDWGLMKIKSPSSLEQSDAERSPVPPPAPVLVQPERSTVLTEYSQ